A region from the Vicia villosa cultivar HV-30 ecotype Madison, WI linkage group LG3, Vvil1.0, whole genome shotgun sequence genome encodes:
- the LOC131657549 gene encoding uncharacterized protein LOC131657549 codes for MKLGDGNNKYFHACIKAKNKIKKMSMLQAEDVTELKTKAKIEKEVMLFYKNMMGKADAKIDGIDTTVLIEGPQLSNVKTEFLTTTITNDEIEKALRSICDLKAPRVDGYEAYFFKVTWSIMKHDVLRAVHDCFLTVRM; via the coding sequence ATGAAATTGGGGGATGGAAACAACAAGTATTTCCATGCTTGCATTAAGGCCAAAAATAAGATAAAGAAAATGAGCATGCTTCAGGCTGAAGATGTCACAGAActgaaaacaaaagcaaaaattgAAAAAGAGGTCATGctgttttataaaaatatgatGGGTAAAGCTGATGCAAAGATTGATGGAATAGACACAACTGTGTTAATAGAAGGCCCTCAACTAAGTAATGTGAAAACAGAGTTCTTGACAACTACTATTACTAATGATGAGATTGAGAAAGCCTTAAGAAGTATATGTGACCTTAAGGCCCCAAGAGTGGATGGGTATGAAGCATATTTCTTCAAGGTAACATGGAGTATTATGAAACATGATGTACTTAGAGCAGTGCATGACTGTTTCCTTACTGTTAGGATGTAA